The genomic segment CGGCGGAATGTCGATCCCTTTCCGCCCAGCACTTTCTTCACAACTAGTCCGGGATTGAGCCGCAGCACGTATTGACCGACCGGGGCTGTCCCGCCGTTGCATAAAACGAGCCGCGCCGTGCCCCGGATCGTCTTGCCGGTGTGGGTAAGCGACAGATCATCGCGCGCTATGGTCACACTGGGAGCGCCGAAATAGCGCTCGTGTTGCGCAAGGATTTCCATCCTCAATTGCTGCCCTCGAATGTTGCCTGCAACTATCGTAACCGCGGTCGTTCCCGCCGCGCCGATCAGCAGCAGCGAAAGCACGAGCGCCGCTCGGTGAACCGCCTCCGATTGCGGCAAACGCTCCAACCGCAGGCCAGCAATAAGGACAAAGGAAAGGCCGAGCAGGAAATATGCGCACCTGACCGCCGCAGCCGCGTTCGGGAACCCGAATCCGGTGAAATCCGAAGCCATCAGCGGCGCCCGCAGCGACGCAAAATCGAAGGTTGAATAGAGCGTATCGGGTAGAAGGAAAAACGCCATGCCGAGCGAACCGAGGAGCAGCAGAAGCGATACGGGCTGGCTGCGGACGAGGGACGTGACGACAAAGGAGAACCCGATGCAGAACACCAGCGTTGGCAGGCAGATGAGCAACGGATAGAACGCATAGGCCGCGAAATTCACCGGAACGCCCCGGGAGAAGGCATTGAAAAGAAATGCGATTGCGAGCGCCGCGCAATCCAGACACGCAAAAACAAGAAGGTTGCCGCACACCTTGCCGATTACGTAGCCCACATTGGAAATGGAACGGATGTACACGGCGTCAGTGGTGTCCAGAGTCCGGTCGCGCTTGACAAAATCGGACGCAAGAATGACCGCCACCGCCGATTGAAGAACGTTCACCAGCAACATGGTAAGGTACGGGATGTCGGCGGGGATGGCCTTCACCACCCACGCGTTTATCTGTCCCGTTCCGAAGACAAGCGCATTGACAATTGCGACGAGCGCGAGCAGAACGCCCGCGAAAACCCGGAAGAACCAGCTGCGCCACAGGGTGAGCCCCTCGTAGCGGGCAACGGCGAGCACTTTAAAAAACGACCCTTTTACGCGATTCGTCCTTCCGCTTTCAGACATCATCGTTTTTTCCCATGAAATATGCATAGGCGTGTTCCAGGTTCGGCTTTACGGGTTCACCGCTCAAATCCTCCCCCTGCCTCGCCACCATTTCAACGTGCCAACCGCCAGCGGCCGAAATCGCCGCCACAACCATGTGCCTCTGTTTGACCGATTGAAGCTCGTTCTCCCTCACAAATGTCCTGAATACATGTCCCTCTGCCTGCCGGATCAATTCATCGGGCGCGCCGCAATAGGCCAATTGACCGCTCGAAAGCAGCGCCACGCTCCGACAGGTGTTCGAGATGTCGCCGACGATGTGGGTAGAAAAAATAATTATTAAATCATGAAGGCTCATGGCTCCGATCAGGTTGCGGAAACGGATACGTTCCTCGGGATCAAGCCCGGTGGTCGGTTCATCGACGATCACCAATTGCGGATTGCCGATAAGCGCCTGGGCTATGCCGAGACGGCGCTTCATTCCGCCGGAAAGTTGGCTGGCCATGCGGTCGCGCGCGTCAAAAAGCCCGACTTTTGTAAGCATCTCCTCGACCGCGCGTCGGCGTGCCGCTTTGTCATGCATGCCGGCAAGCACCGCCGTATAATCGAGAAATTCGGCGGCGGAAAGCCGTGAAAAACATTTAAAATCCTGCGGAAGGTAGCCTAGGATAGACCTAATCGCGCCGCGCTCCTTGATTAAATCCATGCCATTCACACGCACCCGGCCTCCCGTCGGCTCGAGTAAGGTAACCAGAATGCGCATCAGCGTGCTTTTTCCTGCACCGTTGGGACCGAGCAGGCCGAACATTCCGCTCTCGATCTCGAGATTGATGTTGGAAAGCGCCTTCCTTCCGTTCGGATAGGTCTTTTCGAGGGCTTCGATTGAAATGTTCATTTATTACCTTTTGGGAAACCGGATCACGACATCGCTAATTTGTTGGACGTATTCGGAAAACGTTTCGTTACAAGACCTTTACCCTCATTGCAGGACGAGGCGGTTCCTGATTTCAAGTTTTATTTCCTCCTTCATAGAGCGAACATTGGCGGCGGCAACGGTGATGGTCTGAACAGAAGTCGATTAGTGAAGTTGGATTTTGAGGAATGGGCACTCAAGCCGATAATCCTTCAGGAGAGCGGGGACAGCGGTCTCCTCGACAACTGAATAAGGTTCGACGAGACAACCATTCTTAGGACCCCATCAGGATTCCCGGATGCCGGAAAAACGAATTCCCTGTTAGATGCTGGGGATCCCCGTGCCCTACCGGCCTATAAGGCAAGAACACAGTTTACAACTTCAATTATTTTACTTTTAGAAGCACCGACCTTAATTTAAACTTTGTGATATAAGCCGCTTG from the Chitinivibrionales bacterium genome contains:
- a CDS encoding ABC transporter ATP-binding protein, whose translation is MNISIEALEKTYPNGRKALSNINLEIESGMFGLLGPNGAGKSTLMRILVTLLEPTGGRVRVNGMDLIKERGAIRSILGYLPQDFKCFSRLSAAEFLDYTAVLAGMHDKAARRRAVEEMLTKVGLFDARDRMASQLSGGMKRRLGIAQALIGNPQLVIVDEPTTGLDPEERIRFRNLIGAMSLHDLIIIFSTHIVGDISNTCRSVALLSSGQLAYCGAPDELIRQAEGHVFRTFVRENELQSVKQRHMVVAAISAAGGWHVEMVARQGEDLSGEPVKPNLEHAYAYFMGKNDDV